In one window of Lacticaseibacillus casei DSM 20011 = JCM 1134 = ATCC 393 DNA:
- a CDS encoding YitT family protein: protein MQKTMRHPVLKWLWIILALALIAVSINMFYAPHAVAAGGATGIAILVQEVAGVQVGITTMGVNLCMLALAWFFLDRSTLKRILFGSFMLPLLLWLTPEINLVSDRLLAIIVGSVVFAFGVGLLYQMDASSGGTTVPPLIFKKYFGLKPSLMLLVTDIVVSLFNIPVSGVEAFILAVFALTITSLVMNYVETGFDRKKAVYVMSDQLPLIKQQIRDETSHGLTVQQVVGGFSDEAKEMLMVVVEQSNFKQLIELVHAVDPHAFILTVAATEVHGGSI from the coding sequence ATGCAGAAAACGATGCGGCATCCCGTGCTGAAATGGCTGTGGATCATACTTGCGCTCGCGCTGATTGCGGTGAGCATCAATATGTTTTACGCACCGCATGCGGTGGCAGCAGGCGGGGCAACCGGTATTGCCATTCTGGTGCAGGAAGTAGCCGGTGTTCAGGTGGGAATCACCACCATGGGCGTCAACCTGTGTATGTTGGCGTTAGCGTGGTTCTTCCTTGATCGCAGCACACTTAAGCGGATTCTATTCGGCAGCTTTATGTTGCCGCTGTTGTTGTGGCTCACGCCTGAGATCAACCTAGTGAGCGATCGGTTACTGGCCATCATTGTTGGCAGTGTTGTTTTCGCGTTCGGCGTTGGATTGCTGTACCAAATGGATGCCTCAAGCGGCGGAACCACGGTGCCACCGCTGATTTTTAAAAAATACTTCGGGCTAAAACCGTCGCTGATGTTGTTAGTCACCGATATTGTTGTGTCGTTGTTTAACATCCCGGTTTCTGGCGTCGAAGCGTTTATCTTGGCAGTGTTTGCCTTGACGATTACCAGCCTGGTTATGAACTATGTTGAAACCGGCTTTGATCGTAAAAAGGCGGTCTATGTCATGAGCGACCAACTGCCGCTGATCAAACAGCAGATTCGCGATGAAACGTCCCATGGTTTAACCGTTCAGCAAGTTGTTGGCGGCTTTTCCGATGAAGCTAAAGAAATGCTGATGGTGGTTGTCGAGCAGAGCAACTTCAAGCAGCTGATTGAATTGGTCCATGCAGTCGATCCGCATGCATTTATTTTGACCGTCGCCGCGACTGAAGTGCACGGCGGCAGTATCTGA
- a CDS encoding fructose-bisphosphatase class III, protein MDLYSELTAKYQTIPAIATEIINLEAILNLPKPTEAFMSDIHGEYNAFQHVLRNGSGNVKSKIRSCFRDEMTEKTLQRFAFLVYYPSERLAAIHQEMDGDDLQQWYLTTFRRLIRLLAFTATKYTRSKVRKAMAPEFVYITEELLYNDASMQDKLAYYWQIIHNLIVLEQADEWIEATCRTIQRLTVDHFHIVGDIYDRGPAPDQVVESLIRRDQRHSVDIQWGNHDILWIGGAAGSALCIANLVRISARYNNLSILEDVYGINLRHLARLAEQYYQDNPAFSPKLGRSDRPITEAERLQITQIHQAIAMIQFKLEGPTIKRRPEFEMDHRLLLDKLAPDFATIELNGHTYPIENGCFTTVDPADPYRLLPEEKEVIDSLVESFTHSEKLHRHMDFLINRGSMYLRYNRNLLLHGCVPVDEDGNFIGLTIDGTTYAGRQLFDMLEANLRLAYSQPNEKADLATDLLWYLWTGPNSPLFGKHDMTTFERYFIKDPATHVEGRNPYYHLRKDPDFIKKILEEFVLDPEVGHVINGHTPVKKGTDPIMANNKMIVIDGGFSKPYQKTTGIGGYTLLDNSYGMQLVTHQPFTTKADAIANLTDIISTRRVVETEARRRTVAETDIGTALQAEVEVLKRRLAELRNGD, encoded by the coding sequence ATGGATTTGTACAGTGAGCTGACGGCAAAATATCAAACGATTCCAGCCATTGCAACCGAGATTATTAATCTAGAGGCAATTTTGAATCTACCTAAGCCGACAGAAGCGTTTATGAGTGACATCCACGGGGAATATAATGCGTTTCAGCATGTCTTGCGCAATGGCAGCGGCAATGTCAAAAGCAAGATCCGATCCTGTTTTCGGGATGAAATGACTGAGAAGACATTGCAGCGCTTTGCCTTTTTAGTGTATTACCCGTCTGAACGGTTGGCTGCGATTCATCAGGAGATGGATGGTGACGATCTGCAGCAGTGGTATCTGACCACTTTTCGGCGCTTGATCCGGTTGTTGGCTTTTACGGCGACGAAGTATACGCGTTCGAAGGTGCGTAAGGCAATGGCGCCGGAGTTTGTTTATATTACCGAAGAGCTGCTGTATAACGATGCTTCGATGCAGGACAAGTTGGCCTATTACTGGCAGATCATTCATAACCTGATTGTTTTGGAGCAGGCAGATGAATGGATTGAGGCCACCTGCCGAACGATTCAGCGGCTGACCGTTGACCATTTTCATATTGTCGGGGATATCTACGATCGGGGACCGGCCCCGGATCAGGTTGTTGAAAGTCTGATTCGGCGCGACCAACGGCATTCGGTGGATATTCAATGGGGCAATCATGATATTTTATGGATTGGCGGCGCAGCGGGATCGGCGTTGTGTATTGCCAATCTTGTGCGGATTTCGGCGCGGTATAACAACCTGAGCATTCTGGAAGACGTTTATGGGATTAACTTGCGGCACCTGGCGCGGTTGGCGGAGCAATATTATCAGGATAATCCGGCATTTTCACCAAAGTTGGGGCGGTCGGATCGCCCGATTACCGAGGCGGAGCGCCTGCAGATCACCCAAATTCATCAAGCAATCGCGATGATTCAGTTCAAGCTTGAGGGTCCAACGATTAAACGGCGGCCCGAGTTTGAGATGGATCACCGGTTGTTGCTGGATAAACTCGCACCGGATTTTGCTACGATCGAGCTTAATGGCCATACTTATCCGATTGAAAATGGCTGCTTCACCACGGTCGATCCCGCCGATCCGTACCGTTTATTGCCAGAGGAAAAGGAAGTCATTGATTCGCTGGTGGAGTCGTTCACGCATTCCGAAAAGCTGCATCGTCACATGGATTTCCTGATCAATCGCGGCAGTATGTATTTGCGCTACAATCGCAATCTGCTGTTGCATGGGTGTGTGCCTGTGGACGAAGATGGCAATTTTATCGGCTTAACCATTGATGGCACCACTTATGCCGGCCGTCAATTATTTGACATGCTGGAAGCCAACTTGCGCCTGGCGTACAGTCAACCGAATGAAAAGGCCGATTTGGCGACTGACTTGTTATGGTATTTGTGGACCGGACCGAATTCACCGCTTTTTGGCAAGCACGACATGACGACGTTTGAACGGTACTTTATCAAGGATCCTGCGACCCATGTGGAAGGCCGCAATCCTTATTATCATTTGCGCAAGGATCCGGATTTTATCAAGAAAATTTTGGAGGAGTTCGTCCTCGATCCGGAAGTCGGGCACGTGATTAATGGCCACACCCCGGTGAAAAAGGGTACCGATCCGATTATGGCGAATAACAAAATGATTGTCATCGATGGTGGCTTTTCCAAACCTTATCAAAAGACGACTGGGATCGGCGGCTATACGTTGCTGGACAATTCCTATGGGATGCAGCTGGTGACGCACCAACCGTTTACTACGAAGGCGGATGCCATTGCCAATCTGACCGACATTATTTCCACACGGCGGGTTGTTGAAACTGAAGCGCGCCGTCGCACGGTGGCAGAAACCGATATTGGCACGGCGCTTCAAGCAGAAGTCGAAGTTTTGAAACGGCGGTTGGCTGAACTGCGTAACGGAGATTAA
- a CDS encoding Spx/MgsR family RNA polymerase-binding regulatory protein — MIKLYTSGSSKSSREARAWLEANGLPFEEISLSKQGISKAQILELLARSEDGIDSLVSRRSKAFQALDVDFDALSLKEAVDLLSKQPAILRRPIIVDDRRLLFGFNQDSVRVFLPREVRRQKLWAALLNTSSV, encoded by the coding sequence ATGATCAAGTTGTATACATCAGGTTCGTCAAAATCGAGTCGCGAAGCTAGAGCGTGGTTAGAAGCCAACGGACTGCCGTTTGAGGAGATTTCGTTGTCGAAACAAGGCATCAGCAAAGCGCAGATTTTGGAACTGTTGGCCCGATCGGAAGATGGCATCGATAGTTTAGTCTCACGGCGTTCAAAGGCGTTTCAGGCCCTTGATGTTGATTTTGATGCATTGTCACTTAAAGAAGCGGTTGATTTGTTATCTAAGCAGCCAGCCATTCTCCGTCGGCCGATCATTGTAGACGATCGGCGCTTATTGTTCGGGTTTAACCAAGATTCAGTCCGCGTCTTCTTACCGCGCGAAGTTCGCCGGCAAAAGTTGTGGGCAGCGTTGCTGAACACTTCGAGTGTGTGA
- a CDS encoding AAA family ATPase: MTNFNDPFFNNHDMDDIFNQMLQGMGKGESARYVVNGHEMTPDEFAQYRATGQLPKQGDEIPVATTGEQAVKKGGILEKLGRNLTQEAKDGLLDPVIGREHEIQETAEILSRRTKNNPILVGDAGVGKTAVVEGLAQAIVKGNVPEAIKDKQIWSIDLSNLEAGTQYRGSFEEKIQNLIKEVKAAGNVILFFDEIHQILGAGATGGEESGGKGLADIIKPALSRGEITVIGATTQDEYRNTIMKDSALARRFNDVTINEPSAADTVKILEGVKKLYEQHHHVQLPENVLKAAVDYSIQYIPQRSLPDKAIDLIDMTAAHLASKHPIVDKVELEKQIKDLNAQKDAAAKAEDFEKAASLKKEIADKQHQLEGTNDEKPVVATPNDVAAAVERLTGIPVSKLGASDIERLNGIGKRLKGKVIGQDEAVDMVARAIRRNRAGFDEGNRPIGSFLFVGPTGVGKTELAKQLALDLFGSKDAIIRLDMSEYSDRTAVSKLIGTSAGYVGYNDNKNTLTEQVRRNPYSIVLLDEIEKADPQVLTLLLQVLDDGRLTDGQGNVVDFKNTVIIATSNAGFGNETLTGKKEKDEDLMKRLAPYFRPEFLNRFNGIVEFSHLTKKDLGKIVDLMLEDVNKTLAKKGITLTVTAAAKDWLIAQGYDEAMGARPLRRVIERNIRDKVTDFYLDHLKAKKLQADLVDDTIVISEAQPTGASLRKKPLAQSNRISPKHLN; encoded by the coding sequence ATGACAAACTTTAACGATCCGTTTTTCAACAATCATGATATGGACGATATTTTTAATCAGATGCTTCAAGGAATGGGTAAAGGTGAATCAGCCCGGTATGTGGTCAACGGCCACGAAATGACGCCTGATGAATTTGCTCAGTATCGTGCGACTGGTCAGTTGCCGAAGCAGGGCGATGAAATTCCGGTTGCGACCACTGGTGAACAGGCCGTCAAGAAGGGCGGTATCCTTGAGAAGCTTGGTCGCAACCTGACGCAGGAAGCCAAGGATGGTTTGCTTGATCCGGTTATTGGCCGGGAGCACGAAATTCAAGAGACTGCCGAGATTCTGAGTCGGCGCACGAAGAATAATCCGATTTTGGTCGGAGATGCCGGTGTCGGCAAGACGGCGGTTGTTGAAGGCTTAGCGCAGGCGATTGTGAAGGGTAACGTGCCAGAAGCGATTAAGGATAAGCAGATTTGGTCGATTGATCTGTCGAATCTGGAAGCTGGGACACAATATCGTGGCAGCTTTGAAGAGAAGATTCAGAATCTGATCAAAGAAGTGAAAGCTGCTGGCAATGTCATTCTGTTCTTTGATGAAATCCATCAAATTCTCGGTGCCGGCGCAACTGGTGGCGAAGAATCGGGTGGCAAGGGCTTGGCCGATATTATCAAGCCAGCATTGTCTCGCGGTGAGATTACCGTGATTGGCGCGACCACCCAAGACGAGTATCGCAATACCATCATGAAGGATAGCGCATTGGCGCGTCGATTCAACGATGTCACCATCAACGAGCCAAGCGCTGCGGACACGGTCAAGATTTTGGAAGGTGTCAAGAAGCTTTACGAACAACACCATCACGTTCAGTTGCCGGAAAATGTTTTGAAGGCAGCGGTGGATTACAGCATTCAGTATATTCCACAGCGTTCTTTGCCTGACAAAGCGATTGACCTGATCGATATGACCGCGGCACATCTGGCAAGCAAGCATCCGATTGTCGACAAGGTTGAACTGGAGAAGCAAATCAAGGATCTGAACGCCCAAAAGGATGCAGCGGCGAAGGCTGAAGACTTTGAAAAGGCCGCCAGCCTTAAGAAGGAGATTGCCGACAAGCAACATCAGCTTGAAGGAACGAACGACGAGAAGCCTGTTGTGGCAACCCCGAATGATGTCGCTGCGGCGGTTGAGCGGTTGACCGGCATTCCGGTATCGAAGCTTGGGGCGTCTGACATTGAACGTCTGAATGGCATTGGCAAGCGCCTGAAGGGCAAGGTCATTGGCCAAGATGAAGCCGTCGATATGGTGGCTCGGGCCATTCGCCGGAATCGGGCTGGTTTCGATGAAGGCAACCGGCCAATTGGCAGCTTCCTGTTCGTTGGGCCAACCGGTGTCGGGAAGACTGAATTAGCCAAGCAGTTGGCACTGGATCTTTTCGGCAGCAAAGATGCGATTATCCGCTTAGATATGTCTGAGTACAGCGATCGTACCGCCGTATCCAAGTTGATTGGTACTAGTGCCGGGTACGTTGGCTACAACGACAACAAGAACACGCTGACTGAGCAGGTACGCCGGAATCCATATTCGATCGTTCTGCTCGATGAAATCGAAAAAGCTGATCCACAAGTCTTGACGTTGTTGTTACAAGTTTTAGACGATGGTCGGCTTACCGATGGCCAAGGCAATGTTGTGGACTTCAAGAACACTGTCATCATTGCCACTTCCAATGCTGGCTTCGGCAACGAAACCTTAACTGGCAAGAAGGAAAAGGACGAAGACTTAATGAAGCGGTTGGCGCCTTACTTCCGTCCTGAATTCCTGAACCGGTTCAACGGTATTGTTGAATTCAGTCACTTAACCAAGAAGGACTTAGGCAAGATTGTTGACCTGATGCTTGAAGACGTCAACAAGACCTTAGCTAAGAAAGGCATCACCTTAACAGTGACTGCGGCAGCTAAGGATTGGTTAATTGCCCAAGGTTACGATGAAGCGATGGGTGCACGACCATTACGGCGGGTCATTGAACGTAATATTCGTGATAAGGTAACCGACTTCTATCTGGATCATCTCAAGGCGAAGAAGTTGCAAGCGGATCTGGTTGACGACACCATCGTCATCAGCGAAGCCCAGCCGACTGGCGCAAGCCTCAGAAAGAAGCCGTTGGCGCAAAGTAATCGTATCTCGCCAAAACATTTAAATTAA
- a CDS encoding tyrosine-protein phosphatase: MIDVHCHMLPGIDDGSKDLTTSLELAKAAVADGITHALMTPHHMNGHYTNHAADVIRLTDEFQNELEKRDILLTVFPCQEVRINGDLLEAIDHHDILTCDVTGHYVLIEFPSDDVPLYTQNMLFEVMQRGMVPVIVHPERNTRLMKHPGLLYQMIERGTFAQVTASSYVGTFGKKVQQFSEDIIDAGLAHVFASDAHHLPGRSYEMSAAFKRLERKRGEKKAKIFEDNARALVNGDPLMRFNERKIEKRLLSRY, from the coding sequence ATGATTGACGTGCATTGCCATATGTTACCGGGAATTGATGATGGCTCAAAAGATTTGACGACTTCACTGGAATTAGCGAAAGCGGCGGTTGCCGACGGGATTACGCATGCTTTGATGACGCCGCATCATATGAATGGGCATTATACGAATCATGCAGCGGATGTGATTCGGTTAACGGACGAGTTTCAAAATGAGCTGGAAAAACGCGATATTCTGCTAACGGTTTTTCCATGCCAAGAGGTCCGCATTAATGGCGACCTGTTAGAAGCGATTGACCACCACGACATTTTGACTTGCGACGTAACCGGCCACTATGTCTTGATCGAATTTCCGTCTGATGATGTGCCGCTTTATACGCAGAATATGTTGTTTGAAGTGATGCAACGCGGGATGGTGCCCGTGATTGTGCATCCGGAACGGAACACTCGGCTGATGAAGCATCCGGGTTTGCTCTATCAAATGATTGAGCGTGGTACGTTTGCACAAGTGACCGCCAGCAGCTATGTCGGAACGTTCGGCAAAAAGGTTCAGCAATTTTCAGAGGACATTATTGACGCAGGCCTGGCACATGTATTTGCCTCTGACGCGCATCACTTGCCTGGTCGTAGTTATGAGATGTCCGCAGCGTTCAAGCGCCTGGAGCGTAAACGTGGCGAAAAGAAGGCTAAGATTTTCGAAGACAACGCCCGGGCGCTGGTCAATGGTGATCCGCTAATGCGGTTTAATGAGCGGAAAATTGAAAAGCGGCTGCTGTCGCGGTATTGA
- a CDS encoding LCP family protein — protein sequence MKKILVRVLLVVLVAALGFGGFVYYMVHNSTSQIYSYNKKTNKSSDDKTTSGKPVAYLLLGTDTGELGRSYKGRTDTMIVMVLNPKSKTTTMLSVPRDTKVTFDDVTIKINAAYSYGSSDTAMEAVEKLLNIKLDGYLLVNMKGLEQMVDAVGGVTVTSPLSFDYEGKSFVKGQSYDLSGSDALKFSRMRYDDPQGDYGRQMRQQLILTSVIGKLKKNPTTVISQKFLNAVGKNVRSDVSLGSVKNLATAYRDAGNTIKSDQLHGTGKNIDGQDYEVMSDTELTRGHNVIQDALDAK from the coding sequence ATGAAAAAGATCCTAGTACGCGTTCTGCTCGTCGTACTCGTTGCCGCTCTGGGGTTTGGCGGTTTCGTGTACTATATGGTTCATAATTCAACATCGCAAATTTATTCCTATAATAAGAAGACCAACAAATCTTCAGACGACAAAACCACCAGCGGAAAACCCGTTGCTTACTTACTACTCGGTACCGACACCGGTGAACTTGGCCGTTCCTATAAAGGCCGCACCGATACTATGATTGTGATGGTTCTAAACCCGAAGTCAAAGACAACCACCATGCTTTCGGTACCGCGTGACACCAAAGTTACTTTCGATGATGTCACCATCAAAATCAACGCCGCCTATTCCTACGGCTCCTCTGACACGGCCATGGAAGCCGTTGAGAAGCTCTTGAACATCAAACTAGACGGTTACCTACTTGTCAACATGAAAGGCCTAGAACAGATGGTAGATGCCGTTGGCGGCGTCACTGTCACCTCACCACTGAGTTTCGACTATGAAGGTAAGTCCTTTGTTAAAGGACAGTCTTATGACCTCTCAGGTAGCGATGCGCTGAAGTTCTCACGTATGCGTTATGACGATCCTCAAGGAGATTATGGGCGACAGATGCGACAACAGCTTATTCTCACTTCGGTTATTGGTAAGTTGAAGAAGAATCCGACAACCGTAATTAGTCAGAAATTCCTAAATGCTGTTGGTAAAAACGTCCGCTCTGATGTTTCTCTTGGATCAGTTAAAAACCTGGCAACTGCCTATCGGGACGCCGGTAATACGATCAAGAGTGACCAACTGCATGGTACCGGAAAGAATATCGATGGTCAGGATTATGAAGTAATGTCAGACACTGAACTAACACGCGGACACAACGTGATTCAGGATGCGTTGGACGCAAAGTAA
- the rfbD gene encoding dTDP-4-dehydrorhamnose reductase, protein MKILITGAQGQLGTELRHLLDNRGISYRATDAKDLDITDEAVVDQYVKEYQPDVIYHCAAYTVVDKAEDEAKALNQLVNVDGTRNLAKAAAAVDATLVYISTDYVFDGDSKEIYTVDDQPAPRNEYGRAKYEGEQEVQKYLKKYYIIRTSWVFGEYGHNFVYTMLNLAKTHKELTVVDDQYGRPSWTKTLAEFMTFAVDHHLDYGIYHLSNDNSCNWYEFASAILADKDVTVKPVSSAEYPQKAWRPRHSILDLSKTKATGFKIPTWQDALKEFIATINK, encoded by the coding sequence ATGAAGATTTTGATTACTGGTGCGCAAGGCCAGCTTGGTACTGAATTACGTCACTTGTTAGATAATCGTGGGATTTCTTATCGGGCAACTGATGCAAAAGATCTTGACATTACTGACGAAGCTGTTGTTGATCAGTATGTTAAGGAATACCAACCGGACGTCATTTATCATTGTGCTGCGTATACAGTCGTTGATAAAGCTGAGGATGAAGCTAAGGCGCTTAATCAACTGGTTAACGTTGATGGCACTCGAAACTTGGCAAAGGCTGCGGCGGCCGTTGACGCGACGTTGGTTTATATTAGCACGGACTACGTTTTTGATGGTGACAGCAAGGAAATTTATACTGTTGATGATCAGCCTGCCCCACGTAATGAATATGGCCGGGCAAAATACGAAGGCGAACAGGAAGTTCAAAAATACCTGAAAAAGTACTATATTATTCGGACGTCTTGGGTTTTTGGGGAATATGGACACAACTTCGTCTACACGATGTTGAATCTTGCAAAGACACACAAAGAGTTGACAGTGGTCGATGATCAGTATGGCCGACCGTCTTGGACCAAAACGTTAGCAGAGTTTATGACGTTTGCAGTTGATCACCACCTGGATTACGGCATTTACCATTTATCTAACGACAACAGTTGTAACTGGTACGAGTTTGCCAGTGCAATTTTAGCTGATAAAGATGTGACAGTTAAACCTGTCTCATCAGCTGAATACCCGCAAAAAGCATGGCGACCGCGGCACTCTATCTTAGACTTAAGCAAGACGAAGGCAACTGGTTTTAAGATACCGACGTGGCAAGATGCTTTGAAGGAGTTCATAGCGACTATTAATAAATAG
- the rfbB gene encoding dTDP-glucose 4,6-dehydratase produces MKLMITGGAGFIGSNFVHFVYNNHPDVQIMVLDKLTYAGNKANIEDVLGDRVKLVVGDIADKELVDKLMGQVDTVVNFAAESHNDNSLINPDPFLHSNVIGTYTLLEAARKYDVRFHHISTDEVYGDLPLREDLPGHGEGPGEKFTVNSRYNPSSPYSSTKAASDMLVHAWARSFGVRATISNCSNNYGPYQHIEKFIPRQITNILSGIKPKLYGTGKNVRDWIHTNDHSSAIWDILTKGKIGETYLIGVNGEKDNKTVLELILKLMGKPTDYYDQVKDRPGHDMRYAIDASKTREELGWKPKYTDFEEGLADTIKWYTDHRSWWQDEKSAVEEKYQKNGQ; encoded by the coding sequence ATGAAACTAATGATTACAGGCGGTGCGGGCTTTATTGGCTCAAACTTTGTTCATTTTGTTTATAATAACCATCCGGATGTTCAGATTATGGTTTTGGACAAACTAACTTATGCAGGAAACAAGGCAAACATTGAAGATGTTTTAGGCGATCGGGTGAAGTTGGTAGTCGGCGATATTGCTGATAAAGAGCTGGTTGATAAACTGATGGGTCAAGTTGATACTGTTGTTAACTTCGCGGCTGAAAGCCACAACGACAATTCACTGATTAATCCAGACCCATTTTTACATAGCAACGTAATTGGAACGTACACATTGCTTGAGGCCGCCCGCAAATACGATGTGCGCTTTCACCATATCTCAACGGACGAAGTATATGGTGATTTGCCTTTGCGCGAAGACTTGCCTGGCCACGGAGAAGGCCCTGGTGAGAAATTCACGGTCAACAGTCGGTACAATCCGTCAAGTCCATACTCTTCAACTAAAGCAGCGAGCGACATGTTGGTTCATGCGTGGGCACGCTCTTTTGGCGTACGCGCTACGATCTCGAATTGTTCGAATAACTATGGTCCGTATCAACATATTGAAAAGTTCATTCCACGACAGATTACCAATATTCTGAGCGGTATCAAACCAAAGCTTTACGGAACCGGGAAAAATGTTCGTGACTGGATTCATACGAATGACCATTCATCAGCTATTTGGGATATTCTTACCAAAGGCAAAATTGGTGAAACTTACCTGATCGGTGTCAATGGCGAAAAGGACAACAAGACGGTTCTTGAATTGATCTTGAAGTTAATGGGCAAACCGACCGATTACTATGATCAAGTTAAAGATCGTCCAGGTCACGATATGCGCTATGCGATTGATGCGTCCAAGACTCGAGAAGAGCTGGGCTGGAAGCCAAAGTACACAGACTTTGAAGAAGGCTTGGCGGACACAATTAAGTGGTATACCGATCATCGCAGCTGGTGGCAAGATGAGAAGTCCGCTGTTGAAGAAAAATATCAAAAAAATGGTCAATGA
- the rfbC gene encoding dTDP-4-dehydrorhamnose 3,5-epimerase, which translates to MALKTLPTKLTDVKLVETDVFGDNRGFFTETYTREKFVEAGIKNDFNQDNQSLSAEAGVLRGMHYQMAPYAQTKLVRVVTGVVEDVLVDIRKGSPTYGQWEGYILSQYNHRQLLVPKGFAHGFITLTPNVNFVYKVEGYYAPEADRGIAFDDPDIGIEWPMSTAHLIMSEKDQHHPQLKDAENNFVYGEI; encoded by the coding sequence ATGGCTTTGAAAACACTACCTACTAAGTTAACAGATGTTAAGTTAGTTGAAACTGATGTATTTGGCGACAATCGTGGATTCTTCACGGAAACCTATACACGTGAAAAGTTTGTGGAAGCCGGCATCAAGAATGATTTCAATCAGGATAATCAGTCCCTATCGGCGGAGGCAGGGGTTCTCCGAGGGATGCATTATCAGATGGCACCTTACGCTCAAACTAAACTCGTACGCGTTGTAACTGGTGTCGTAGAGGATGTTTTGGTTGATATCCGCAAAGGTTCACCTACTTATGGTCAATGGGAAGGTTATATTTTAAGCCAATATAATCATCGACAATTGTTGGTGCCTAAGGGTTTTGCACATGGTTTTATTACCTTGACACCAAATGTTAACTTTGTTTACAAGGTTGAAGGTTACTATGCACCTGAAGCTGATCGAGGTATTGCGTTTGACGATCCTGATATCGGTATCGAGTGGCCGATGTCAACCGCCCACCTTATTATGTCGGAGAAAGATCAGCATCATCCACAGTTAAAGGATGCTGAAAACAATTTCGTTTATGGGGAGATTTGA
- the rfbA gene encoding glucose-1-phosphate thymidylyltransferase RfbA, whose protein sequence is MKGIILAGGSGTRLYPITKATSKQLVPIYDKPMVYYPFSVLMLSGIKEFLIISTPEFLPQFEKLFGDGRDLGLNIQYKVQNEPNGLAEAFILGADFIGTDTVALVLGDNVFYGAGLSKLLQDAAAKKSGATVFGYQVTDPERFGVVEFDDQQHAISIVEKPKHPRSNYAVTGLYFYDNDVVNIARNVKPSARGELEITDINEEYLRRGQLDVKVMGRGYAWLDTGTHDSLLDASSFVATIEKQQNLKVACLEEIAYRMGYIDLNQLKKLAQPLKKNDYGQYLLRLVKEELK, encoded by the coding sequence ATGAAGGGAATTATTTTAGCGGGTGGGTCTGGGACTAGGCTTTATCCAATAACTAAGGCAACCAGTAAACAATTAGTACCTATTTACGATAAACCGATGGTGTATTACCCTTTTTCCGTTTTAATGCTGTCTGGAATCAAAGAATTCTTAATTATATCAACACCAGAATTTTTGCCACAATTTGAAAAGCTCTTTGGTGATGGACGCGATCTTGGGTTAAACATCCAGTACAAAGTTCAGAATGAGCCTAATGGGCTTGCTGAGGCATTCATCTTAGGTGCAGACTTCATTGGTACTGACACCGTTGCATTGGTTCTTGGGGACAATGTTTTTTACGGTGCAGGTCTCTCTAAATTGTTACAGGATGCTGCTGCGAAAAAATCAGGCGCTACTGTCTTCGGTTATCAAGTCACTGACCCAGAACGTTTTGGGGTAGTTGAATTTGACGACCAACAACATGCCATTTCAATTGTTGAAAAGCCTAAGCATCCGCGTAGCAATTATGCGGTCACGGGATTATATTTCTATGATAACGATGTCGTGAACATTGCAAGGAATGTCAAACCTTCAGCTCGTGGTGAATTAGAAATTACAGATATTAATGAAGAATATCTTCGACGAGGACAATTAGATGTCAAAGTCATGGGTAGAGGATACGCATGGTTAGATACAGGAACTCATGATTCGCTTCTAGATGCTTCAAGTTTTGTGGCAACTATCGAAAAACAGCAAAATTTAAAAGTGGCTTGCCTTGAAGAGATTGCTTATCGTATGGGATACATAGATCTTAATCAGCTCAAGAAACTGGCACAGCCGCTCAAAAAAAATGATTACGGTCAGTATTTGCTGCGGCTCGTTAAGGAGGAACTTAAATAA